A genomic region of Lachnoclostridium edouardi contains the following coding sequences:
- a CDS encoding (2Fe-2S) ferredoxin domain-containing protein, translating into MKSLEELKAIREKMQSQVSMRAEDHNHIRVVVGMATCGIASGARPVLTTLSNLVQEKGLTNKVAVTQTGCIGLCQYEPIVEVMEPGKPKVTYIKMNPDKAAEVVERHLAGGHVVEKYTLGSEDIK; encoded by the coding sequence ATGAAATCTCTTGAAGAGTTAAAAGCAATCCGCGAAAAAATGCAGAGTCAGGTTAGCATGAGAGCGGAGGACCATAACCATATCCGTGTAGTTGTGGGAATGGCTACCTGCGGAATTGCCAGCGGAGCAAGACCTGTTCTCACCACACTGTCCAACCTGGTTCAGGAAAAAGGACTGACTAACAAGGTGGCTGTGACACAGACAGGATGTATTGGACTGTGCCAGTACGAGCCTATTGTGGAGGTAATGGAGCCTGGCAAACCAAAGGTAACCTACATAAAGATGAACCCAGACAAAGCCGCAGAGGTTGTAGAGAGACATCTGGCAGGCGGTCATGTTGTTGAAAAATATACTCTTGGCTCAGAAGATATTAAATAA
- the nuoF gene encoding NADH-quinone oxidoreductase subunit NuoF codes for MYRSHVLVCGGTGCTSSGSQKIMDTLKEEIAKQGLTDEVSVVQTGCHGLCALGPIMIIYPDATFYSMVKVEDIPEIVTEHLLKGRVVTRLLYQETVTPTGVKALVDTDFYKKQHRIALRNCGVINPEIIEEYIGTGGYAALGKVLTEMTPDDVIQCLLDSGLRGRGGGGFPTGLKWKLAKGNDADQKYVCCNADEGDPGAFMDRSILEGDPHAVLEAMAIAGYAIGANQGYIYVRAEYPIAVERLQIAISQAREMELLGKDIFGTGFDFDIDLRLGAGAFVCGEETALMTSIEGNRGEPRPRPPFPAQKGLFGKPTILNNVETYANIPQIILNGPEWFSSMGTEKSKGTKVFALGGKIHNTGLVEIPMGTTLREVIEEIGGGIPNGKKFKAAQTGGPSGGCIPAEHFDIPIDYDNLLAIGSMMGSGGLIVMDEDDCMVDIAKFFLEFTVEESCGKCTSCRIGTKRMLELLTKITKGNATMDDLQKLEDLCYYVKDNSACALGQTAPNPVLSTLRYFRDEYEAHIKEKRCPAGVCKALLSYHIDTEKCKGCTLCARTCPNNAIIGSVKNPHIIDQDKCIKCGACMEKCKFGAIYKQ; via the coding sequence ATGTATCGTTCACACGTATTAGTCTGCGGCGGAACAGGATGTACATCCTCCGGAAGCCAGAAGATTATGGACACACTGAAAGAAGAAATTGCCAAACAGGGACTTACGGACGAAGTATCTGTTGTGCAGACCGGCTGCCACGGTCTTTGCGCCTTAGGCCCTATTATGATTATTTATCCGGATGCAACCTTCTACTCTATGGTAAAGGTAGAAGACATTCCTGAGATTGTCACTGAACATCTGTTAAAAGGCCGTGTTGTTACAAGGCTGCTTTACCAGGAGACTGTTACTCCTACAGGCGTAAAGGCTTTAGTGGACACTGATTTCTACAAAAAGCAGCACAGAATCGCACTCCGCAACTGTGGTGTAATTAACCCTGAAATTATTGAAGAATACATCGGTACCGGCGGTTACGCTGCTTTAGGAAAAGTGCTGACAGAAATGACTCCTGACGATGTTATTCAGTGCCTGTTGGACAGCGGCCTCCGTGGAAGAGGCGGCGGCGGTTTCCCAACCGGTTTAAAGTGGAAGCTGGCCAAAGGCAATGACGCCGACCAGAAATATGTCTGTTGTAACGCGGACGAGGGCGATCCCGGAGCATTTATGGACCGTTCCATTTTGGAGGGCGATCCTCACGCGGTTCTGGAAGCTATGGCTATTGCCGGCTACGCTATTGGAGCCAACCAGGGTTACATATATGTCCGCGCAGAATATCCTATTGCAGTAGAACGTCTCCAGATTGCCATCAGTCAGGCCCGTGAGATGGAGCTGTTGGGAAAAGACATTTTCGGAACAGGCTTTGATTTTGATATTGACCTTCGTTTAGGCGCCGGCGCATTTGTGTGCGGCGAGGAGACAGCTCTTATGACCTCTATTGAAGGAAACAGAGGCGAGCCTCGTCCAAGACCTCCGTTCCCGGCTCAAAAAGGTCTTTTCGGAAAGCCAACTATTTTAAATAACGTTGAAACATACGCCAATATCCCTCAGATTATCCTCAACGGACCTGAGTGGTTCTCTTCCATGGGTACAGAAAAATCCAAGGGCACAAAAGTATTTGCCTTAGGCGGAAAGATCCACAATACAGGCCTGGTGGAGATCCCTATGGGCACTACTCTCCGCGAAGTTATTGAAGAAATCGGCGGCGGCATTCCAAATGGCAAGAAGTTTAAAGCAGCTCAGACCGGCGGACCTTCCGGAGGATGTATTCCAGCTGAGCATTTCGATATTCCTATTGACTATGACAACCTGTTGGCCATTGGCTCTATGATGGGTTCAGGCGGACTGATTGTTATGGACGAAGACGACTGTATGGTAGATATTGCAAAATTCTTCCTGGAATTTACTGTAGAAGAATCCTGCGGCAAATGTACCTCCTGCAGAATCGGTACAAAGCGTATGTTAGAATTGCTGACTAAGATCACAAAAGGCAACGCTACCATGGATGATCTGCAGAAGCTGGAAGATTTGTGCTACTATGTAAAAGATAATTCCGCATGTGCTCTGGGACAGACTGCTCCTAACCCGGTGCTTTCCACTCTCCGCTATTTCCGCGATGAGTACGAGGCTCACATTAAAGAGAAACGCTGTCCGGCAGGAGTATGTAAAGCACTCCTCTCTTACCATATTGACACCGAGAAATGTAAAGGCTGTACTTTATGTGCACGTACCTGTCCTAACAATGCTATTATCGGTTCTGTTAAGAATCCGCATATTATTGACCAGGATAAATGTATTAAGTGCGGCGCTTGTATGGAAAAATGTAAATTCGGTGCAATCTACAAACAATAA